One genomic window of Arachis hypogaea cultivar Tifrunner chromosome 8, arahy.Tifrunner.gnm2.J5K5, whole genome shotgun sequence includes the following:
- the LOC140174738 gene encoding naringenin 8-dimethylallyltransferase 2, chloroplastic-like, which yields MAFGLLGSISCSSSITIIPGGHCRKNKKYVDHSYSRYYVPRSSWNKNGKSLTENRIIKTLENNWTNHYKGIEQKSTFDKYEKRQIINAVTTESYEHEPQAHHNSKIIIESIIHGLDAFRKFSRFYAFMSQVAGSLFSSLLAVDNLSQLYPTFFNGYLQYIVPHFFMHLYLVGLNQLADLEIDKAKDSLDQSGLRPRSLIKNQNPLK from the exons ATGGCTTTTGGGCTTCTAGGctcaatttcttgttcttcttcaatCACCATTATCCCCG GTGGTCATTGCCGGAAGAATAAAAAGTACGTTGACCATTCCTACTCAA GATATTATGTACCAAGATCTTCATGGAACAAGAATGGAAAATCATTAACAGAAAATCGTATCATCAAGACTTTGGAGAATAATTGGACCAACCATTACAAAGGCATTGAACAAAAATCTACATTTGATAAATATGAGAAGAGACAAATAATAAATGCAGTCACTACAGAATCATATGAACATGAACCACAAGCTCatcataattcaaaaattattattgaatctATCATACACGGCTTGGATGCTTTTCGCAAATTTAGCAGATTCTACGCATTCATGAGCCAA GTGGCAGGTTCACTTTTTTCTTCACTCCTTGCTGTGGATAATCTATCACAATTATATCCAACATTTTTTAATGGCTATTTACAG TATATTGTACCTCACTTCTTCATGCATCTCTATCTTGTTGGATTGAATCAATTAGCTGATCTTGAAATAGACAAG GCTAAGGATTCGTTGGACCAGTCCGGTTTAAGACCACGATCATTAATCAAGAATCAAAATCCTCTAAAGTGA
- the LOC140174739 gene encoding uncharacterized protein, which produces MDESFKNKMIGYVSASDIWNRIEDYFSKSIRYRVKQLKTHLKLTKKQGLPAVDYVSRIKRIDDSLASLNFPLTIDEHIDALLEGLNEDYQNLITTVSIKSELYSLQEVEMSILSYDDMLEKFCKSELFLAQAHLTQSAIPSSSSASRSVGDRRGHGGRFFRGGHAFFVNNNRP; this is translated from the coding sequence ATGGATGAATCCTTTAAGAACAAAATGATAGGTTATGTTTCTGCTTCTGATATCTGGAATAGAATTGAAGATTATTTCTCAAAATCGATTCGATATAGGGTCAAGCAGCTGAAAACTCATCTGAAGCTTACAAAAAAACAAGGTCTTCCTGCTGTTGACTATGTCTCAAGAATTAAGAGAATTGATGATTCTTTAGCgtctttgaattttcctttaacTATTGATGAACATATTGATGCTCTTTTGGAAGGGCTCAATGAAGATTACCAAAACCTAATTACTACCGTTTCTATTAAATCTGAGTTGTATTCTCTTCAAGAGGTTGAGATGTCCATTCTATCTTATGATGATATGCTTGAGAAATTTTGCAAATCTGAGCTATTTCTTGCTCAAGCACATCTCACTCAGTCTGCAATCCCTTCTTCATCCTCTGCTAGTAGAAGTGTTGGGGATAGAAGGGGGCATGGTGGAAGATTCTTCAGAGGTGGTCATGCCTTCTTTGTTAACAATAATCGCCCTTAA